From the genome of Salvelinus sp. IW2-2015 unplaced genomic scaffold, ASM291031v2 Un_scaffold3972, whole genome shotgun sequence:
tcaaaggtagtgcactataaagggaatagggtgccatttgggacgcaactaTGAAGAACTGGAACagagtgtgtttcatttgtgtCTTGAGGAAGGAAACAGCCAGCCGAGTGAAGACTGAAATAACCTGAGGATTTAGAAGGACTGCGTGAACTGTTTACTGATGGTGTATGAAAGCAGCGTGTTTAGAAAAGAAAGGAATGTAACAATTCAGAAATAGAAATACAGTGCCGTGGCTCGGCCATTTAACTGGCCCTGACATGTGGCGCAGACCAAGCTTTCACCAGGAATGTGCCATAAGAAACAGTATATgtcagggcccatattcataaagcgtcttaGAGAAGGagtcctgatctaggatcagttttgccttttggaTTATAAAATGAATGGATTGATGGAATTCtgattctacactgaacaaaaatataagtgcaacatgcaaaaatttcaaagattttactgagttacagttcctagaaagaaatcagtcaattgaaataattcaTTAGgctttaatctatggatttcacatgactgggcaggggtgcagcaatgggtgggccttggagggcataggcccacccacttggcagccaggccaagccaatcagaatgagtttttccccacaaaagggcttcattacagcACGAGAAAAACTCCTCAGCACACCCACCCCCCCCTCTCACACGATCCTGCAGATGAAAATGCTGGATGTGGAGGTaatgggctggtgtggttacacgtggtctgcagttgtgaggccggttggacgtactgccaaattctctaaaactacgttggaggcggcttatggtagagaaatgaacattcagttctctggcaacagctctggtggacattcctgcagtctgcatgccaattgtacTCACCCTGACAACTTGAGACTTCTgcgacattgtgttgtgtgtcaaaactgcacattttaaagtggccttttattgtccacggcacaaggtgcacctgtgcaatgatcatgctgtttaatcagcttcttgatatgccacacctgtcacaggtggatggattatcttggcaacggagaaatgctcactaacagggatgtgaacaattTATGcgcagaatttgagagaaatatgctttttgtgcgtttGGAAAATTTGCTAGGATTTTgaatttcagatcatgaaacatgggaccaacactttacatgttgcctttatatttctgttcagtgtagatCAGCTCATGAATACGGTCCCAGATTCACTCAAGATCAATCTTTTCTTTCTGTAATCTTATATGCAATGAattctgtacatactgtatgtctctgtagtTCTGCAGTATTGACGGAGATATTCTTCTAATGCCCTTGATCCAGGCTTCGGTAGTGATATGTATGGTTGCTGCTGCCTCTGCTCTTCAGCGTCTACTGCACTGGACTTCACCCACATAATAACTAGTGTCAAATATAGCAGGGAGCAGGGCTGAGGCtgacccacacaacacacccatgGACCTGAGGTTAGCTCAGGATAGCAACCGACCGATGCCTTGAAGACAAACAACACCATGTCTACATGTATTTTAGTAAAAGACTCCTGACCTGAAACTATCACTATGCTAGGAGTTCTACTAGACATTCTCCAGAGTTCAAAACCCCTGTAATTTGAAGGCAGATATGTCCACTGCTTGTTTATCCAGATCCATCAGTGTATTTTGGCTGCAGCAGGAATGGTCCTCACTCAGTAAATACCTGCCCTGCTGTAACACActggatatgtcccaaatggcaccctattccctgcatagtgcactacacctataggcactggtcaaaagtagtgcactatatagggaatagggtgccatttggaacctaGTCTTATTTAACTAGCATGGCACTGTGGCAGCCAGACAGACCATCTTTTCTcaagacacaaacatacacactcacgGCCCTCAGTCACACATGCAAATGTTTAGTTTGTTAGACAACACTGTGTTTTGTGGATTGTCAGTGAGCTGCTGTCCTGTCATGTACAGAATAGGTACACCTTGCTTATCCTTTCTCTGTCTTTGTCCCCAAAGAAAAGGAAACAATGATGTGAAGTGTGTTAAATTTctcaacaatctctctctctgtgcagagATCTCTTCATTGTGTGCCCACCATAAAGATGGCCAACTTCTGGGCAGCTAACACCAGATCCAATGTGTTCATGTACCACCTGCCTGAGGACACCGCCCAGACCaggtaattttttattttatttttattttttattttaccgtttattttacaggtaagttgactgagaacacgttctcatttgcagcaacgacctggggaatagttacaggggagaggaggggatgaatgagccaattgtaaactggggattattaggtgacggTGATGgttgaggccagattgggaatttagccaggacaccggggttaaacacccctactcttacgataagtgccatgggatctttaatgacctcagagagtcaggacacccgtttaacgtcccatccgaaagacggcaccctacacagagcagtgtccccaatcactgccctggggcattgggatctttgtttagaccagaggaaagagtgcctcctactggccctccaacaccacttccagcagcacctggttcccatccaggactgaccaggaccaaccctgcttagcttcagaagcaagccagcgtGGTATGCAGGTGGTAATCACTGAGTGTGGGAGGACTAGGCAGCCAGGAAGCCAGGTCAGGTCAGGGCTCCAGACCATTGACTACTAGTCATGTAGTACTTGCGTTAACTCAGACTACCTTGTTGTGTCCAGCAATACTATTACATTGTTTTTGCTGTGTTGCTATGGAAGTGGCATGATAATCTATTatttgctttgtttgtttttgctgtgTTGCTAGGGAAGTGGCATGATAATCTattatttctttgtttgtttcgCTGTGTTGCTAGGGAAGTGGCATGATAATctattatttctttgttttgtttcgcTGTGTTGCTAGGGAGTGGCATGATAAtctattatttgttttgttttgccgtGTTGCTAGGGAAGTGGCATGatgatgtgtttatttatttgttttgctgTGTTGCTAGGGAAGTGGCATGATGATGTATTATGTATTTGTTTTGCTGTGTTGCTAGGGAAGTGGCATGatgatgtattatttattttgttttgctgtgttgCAAGGGAAGTGGCATGatgatgtattatttatttagtttGCTGTGTTGCTAGGGAAGTGGCATGATGAtgtattatgttttgttttgctgtgttgCTAGGAAGTGGCAtgataatgtattatttatttagttttgcTGTGTTGCTAGGGAAGTGACATGATAATGtagtgtttatttgtgtgtgatttgttttcatttcagtgcTGACCTGTCAGTACCCCTGGATGTCCACTATGCTTTTGGCCTCCCCCACAGCCCCCTGACCTACGACCTGTTCACCAACACAGAGAGACGCCTCTCCCTACAGATGATGACCTACATGGCCAACTTCATCAAGTCCGGgtaaaaattgtatttaaaaaaaaaaatgaaacagaaATTACTTTAAATAAACGCCAACCATACTTTATAGTATTGCCTTTTCCATCTAAATCAATtggtttattttgtattgtttgttacaTCTAAACCAATCTGCATGAGTGGAGAATACTGCCTTATCCATGTGGTGTCAGAATATATAATatctgtcatttagcagaccctttcttccaaagtgacttacagtcgtGCGTTCATCACGTCTCTTACTGTACGTMTTCTCCTTCTGAACAGAAATCCCAACCAGGCTCACAGTGTGTCCCGCGTGGCCTTCAGCGAGGCGGCGCTGCCCACCTGGCATGCCTTCCAGCCTCACCCTGAGGGGGACAGCTATATGGAGTTGAGACCAAGGCCGCGGCAACCACAGGGGCCTCCGCAGGGCGCAGTGCTCCTTCTGGGCCGACTATGTCCCCGCTCTGACTGCCTCCACTGGTGGGTACAAGTCCAAACTGAaaataattatatgtaaaacatcaGTTTGCCAAACAAACCACAACATCTTTGCTGAAAAAAACCCAATGACAGTTACACAAAGGCTAAATATAAAAACACCGAAAACAAGTATTAATTATTCACTTCCTGTTCTTTCAGTGTCAGAAGACATACAtagaaacatacagtgcattcggaaagtattcagacaccttcctttttcctattttgttacattacagccttattctaaaatgtattaaataattttccCTCTCataaatctatacacaatacctaataatgacaaagaaaaattttttttatttttttaagttttgcaattgtataaaacttttttttaaaccgtatttacgtaagtattcagaccctttgctatgagactaaaattgagctcaggtgcatcctgtttccattgatcatccttgagaggtttctacaactagattggcatccacctgtggtaattcaattgattggacatgatttggaaaggcacacacctgtctatgtaaggtcgaacagagaaaaaaccaagccagtgagttcaaaggaattgtccgtagagctccgagacaggattgtgtcgagcacagatctgtggaagggtaccaaaacatttctgcagcactgaaggtccccaagaactcagtggcctcatcattcttaaatggaagaagtttggaaccaccaagactcttcctagagctggccacccggccaaactgagcaatcggggctgaagggccttggtcaggtaagtgaccaagaaccgatggtcactctgacagagttccagagttcctctgtttcttccagaaagacaaccgtctctgcagcactccacaatcaggcctttatggtcgagtgaccagacggaagccactcctcagtaaaaggcacatgacagccagcttggagtttgccaaaaggcacctaaaggactcagaccacgtgtaacaagattgaactctttggcctgaatgccaagcgtcacatctggaggaaacctggcaccatccctatagtgaagcatggtgctggcagcataatgctgtgggatggtttcagcggcagggactgggagactagtcaggatcgagaaaagatgaacggagcaaagta
Proteins encoded in this window:
- the LOC112076739 gene encoding thyroglobulin-like, coding for MANFWAANTRSNVFMYHLPEDTAQTSADLSVPLDVHYAFGLPHSPLTYDLFTNTERRLSLQMMTYMANFIKSGNPNQAHSVSRVAFSEAALPTWHAFQPHPEGDSYMELRPRPRQPQGPPQGAVLLLGRLCPRSDCLHWQTFICCVGRGICWFGGSNTRSQVIC